One genomic window of Gemmatimonadota bacterium includes the following:
- a CDS encoding MFS transporter, giving the protein MARILLLGIISGFPWVLIGSCLNLWLKEDGLSRTAIGWASLIFGVYAFNFLWAPLIDRIRLPLLTGWLGHRRAWIVTLQAVILACLVLWSLAQPTADLSVVVAIGLVIAIASATQDIAIDALRIEQIGTSESESMAAGAATAVVGWWTGFKLGGVIALETAQALQNAGVEDYWQTTFLCLGAVVILCNIGLAFVRESTAADRIAAQAEDDERIAAGLALPSGFGRVVAWFAGTVANPLTSFFWRNGFAIAAAVLGFVFLFKIGEAFLGRMSLIFYREIGFTLSDIALYSKGLGWVVTVAFTVLGGFFAIRVGLVPAMFLAGTAMAATNLLFATLAWTGKSELMFATAVVADDITGAFATVIFVAFISMLVDRTYTATQYALLASIGTAGRTLFAASSGAMVDWLDGDWGTFFVITALMVVPSLACLWAIRTKLRDLLAGKRVRIFGKTMQEEPEEAT; this is encoded by the coding sequence ATGGCCCGCATCCTGCTGCTCGGGATCATCAGCGGATTCCCCTGGGTGCTCATCGGCAGTTGCCTCAATCTCTGGTTGAAAGAAGACGGGCTTTCCCGCACGGCCATTGGCTGGGCCAGCCTGATCTTCGGCGTGTATGCCTTCAACTTCCTCTGGGCGCCGCTGATCGACCGCATACGGTTGCCGCTGCTGACCGGATGGCTCGGTCACCGGCGGGCCTGGATCGTTACGCTTCAGGCCGTCATCCTGGCCTGCCTGGTGCTCTGGAGCCTCGCCCAGCCGACGGCGGACCTCAGCGTTGTCGTGGCTATCGGTCTCGTCATCGCCATCGCGTCCGCCACCCAGGACATCGCGATTGACGCGCTGCGCATCGAGCAGATCGGCACCTCGGAATCCGAATCCATGGCCGCCGGCGCGGCCACGGCCGTCGTCGGTTGGTGGACGGGGTTCAAACTGGGCGGCGTGATCGCCCTGGAGACCGCGCAGGCCTTGCAGAACGCCGGCGTCGAAGACTACTGGCAGACCACCTTTCTCTGTCTCGGGGCGGTGGTTATTCTCTGCAACATCGGCCTCGCCTTCGTCCGGGAGTCCACCGCCGCCGATCGCATCGCGGCGCAGGCCGAGGACGACGAACGGATCGCCGCCGGCCTGGCGCTGCCGAGCGGATTCGGGCGCGTCGTCGCCTGGTTCGCGGGTACTGTGGCCAATCCGTTGACGAGCTTTTTCTGGCGCAACGGATTCGCCATCGCCGCCGCCGTGCTCGGTTTCGTCTTCCTGTTCAAGATCGGCGAAGCGTTCCTGGGCCGCATGTCCCTCATCTTCTACCGGGAGATCGGATTTACCCTGTCGGACATCGCCCTCTATTCCAAGGGGCTGGGATGGGTCGTCACCGTAGCCTTCACCGTGCTGGGTGGTTTCTTCGCCATACGGGTCGGACTGGTGCCGGCCATGTTCTTGGCGGGGACCGCCATGGCGGCCACCAATCTGCTGTTCGCCACCCTGGCCTGGACGGGCAAGTCCGAGTTGATGTTCGCGACCGCCGTCGTGGCGGACGATATTACGGGTGCTTTCGCGACAGTCATATTCGTCGCCTTTATCTCGATGCTCGTCGACCGGACCTATACGGCCACGCAGTACGCGCTGCTCGCCTCGATCGGAACGGCGGGACGAACCCTCTTCGCGGCGTCCTCCGGCGCGATGGTCGACTGGCTCGATGGCGACTGGGGGACCTTTTTCGTCATCACGGCGCTGATGGTCGTCCCCTCTCTCGCATGTCTCTGGGCCATCCGGACCAAACTGAGGGACCTGCTCGCCGGCAAGCGCGTTCGGATTTTCGGCAAGACCATGCAGGAAGAACCCGAAGAAGCGACCTGA
- a CDS encoding cytochrome c codes for MKLSRALRLRGGMRRWGGRWHRGGPWFAAGMWFVVVLLLLYTGCGSSGSDTEPADPDDREAVARAFLAQLVEGTVTPGTIGFHEIPWEFVQDGKALYVRYGCTVCHGMDGHGDGPISYTLKPPPRDFRDPGAYRIGRDVVTIARTLRDGMPDSPSMVPFPHIKDEERFKIAMYVASLQPPSDAPSFYESPADAP; via the coding sequence TTGAAACTGTCACGGGCGCTTCGGCTTAGGGGCGGCATGCGGCGCTGGGGCGGCAGATGGCATCGGGGCGGTCCATGGTTCGCCGCCGGCATGTGGTTCGTCGTCGTGCTGCTGCTCCTTTACACTGGATGCGGCTCGTCCGGTTCGGACACGGAGCCAGCGGACCCGGATGACAGGGAGGCCGTTGCCCGGGCGTTCCTGGCCCAGCTGGTCGAAGGCACGGTCACGCCGGGGACGATCGGCTTCCACGAGATCCCCTGGGAGTTCGTGCAGGATGGAAAGGCGCTGTATGTCCGGTACGGCTGCACCGTGTGCCACGGTATGGACGGTCATGGCGACGGACCGATTTCCTACACGCTGAAACCCCCGCCCCGCGATTTCCGGGACCCGGGGGCCTACCGCATCGGCCGCGACGTGGTCACGATCGCCCGTACGCTCAGGGACGGCATGCCCGACAGCCCGTCCATGGTACCCTTTCCCCATATCAAGGACGAAGAGCGCTTCAAGATCGCCATGTACGTGGCTTCTCTTCAGCCGCCCTCAGACGCGCCGTCATTCTATGAGTCGCCCGCGGACGCGCCTTAA
- a CDS encoding copper chaperone PCu(A)C, whose translation MVIITTGCQPAYDMEIDGAWVRATPPDRDVTGAYLVIRNRSDQPRELLAVETPAAEYAELHTMRQVDDMMEMEKIEGVMVPAQGEAALIPGGNHIMLFGVKRQLAEGDSVSLTLRFDDQSTRTVTFEVLKSRP comes from the coding sequence ATGGTGATCATCACGACCGGATGCCAGCCGGCGTACGATATGGAGATCGACGGCGCGTGGGTACGGGCCACGCCGCCGGACAGGGACGTTACCGGGGCCTACCTGGTGATCCGGAACCGGTCGGACCAGCCCCGGGAACTGCTGGCCGTGGAGACGCCGGCCGCGGAGTACGCGGAACTGCACACCATGCGCCAGGTCGACGACATGATGGAGATGGAGAAGATCGAAGGCGTGATGGTTCCGGCGCAAGGCGAGGCGGCATTGATACCCGGCGGAAACCACATCATGTTGTTCGGCGTGAAACGGCAGCTGGCGGAAGGCGACTCGGTGTCCCTCACGCTGCGCTTCGACGACCAGTCGACCCGGACGGTCACGTTCGAGGTGCTGAAGAGCCGTCCGTAG
- a CDS encoding SCO family protein translates to MGAKKPGHQLYQSTISNLTGLATRTGLVTLVGLATLTGLVTLVGLATLTGLVTRTGLAILSAAALLLYSGCRAEPPPPPQIDIPELLDYGERFGGDFTLTDQDEERFNLSEYPGDAFLIFFGYTYCPDACPLMLSMLAAVYDVLDLEPGQDVRTIYITVDPLRDTPEQLREYLAYFSTVDVRGLTGSREEIDAVAERYGVLYKLQEPNEAGHYLVAHTTTLFLVDREGRLRYRFHPSDPPEYIAAGIKLLFE, encoded by the coding sequence TTGGGTGCAAAGAAGCCTGGTCATCAGTTGTATCAGTCGACGATCTCGAACCTCACCGGCCTGGCCACCCGCACCGGTCTGGTCACCCTGGTCGGTCTGGCCACCCTCACCGGTCTGGTCACCCTGGTCGGTCTGGCCACCCTCACCGGTCTGGTCACCCGTACCGGTCTGGCCATTCTGTCCGCCGCGGCCCTGCTGCTTTACTCCGGCTGCCGCGCAGAACCGCCGCCACCGCCGCAGATCGACATCCCCGAACTCCTGGACTACGGCGAGCGGTTCGGCGGTGATTTCACGCTGACCGACCAGGACGAGGAGCGGTTCAACCTGTCGGAGTACCCCGGTGACGCCTTTCTGATCTTCTTCGGCTATACCTACTGCCCCGACGCCTGTCCACTCATGCTCTCCATGCTGGCAGCCGTCTACGATGTGCTCGATCTCGAACCCGGCCAAGACGTGCGTACGATTTACATCACCGTCGATCCATTGCGCGACACGCCGGAGCAGCTCAGGGAGTACCTGGCCTACTTCTCCACGGTGGACGTCCGCGGTCTCACGGGATCGCGGGAGGAGATCGACGCGGTCGCCGAACGGTACGGTGTGCTGTACAAACTGCAGGAGCCGAACGAGGCGGGTCACTACCTGGTGGCCCACACGACCACCCTGTTCCTGGTGGACCGGGAAGGTCGCCTGCGCTACCGGTTCCATCCGAGCGACCCCCCGGAATACATCGCGGCAGGAATAAAGCTGCTCTTCGAATAG
- a CDS encoding ABC transporter permease, with amino-acid sequence MIGHYLLTAWRNILASRSHAAINVIGFAIGMACCLVILLYIRDELSYDRHNTRGDRIYRVVTDRTARTPGILADFIGNQLPEVEEVLRIRATVGTWLFTTEEKQFYEQRVYWADGNLFDVFDVSLVRGNPESALTAPNTMIISASMARKYFGDADPIGKMITGDHLFPFTITAIMEDPPPYAHYHPDFYVSIATTTGRGDPIRLLTNWANSQYYTYLLIPEGASPDGIGALLQARLDEHVDAVERATAFTHTYALQPLFDIHLYSQLELEMEGNGDVSFIWMLIAIAVFILMIACMNFTNLAIVRSITRAREIGMRKVSGATQGQIVRQYLGETILLSAVAFLVAVVAVWVILPVFRSMTGHVLSMPALEPWSVLGGTVIVLSAGLLAGAYPALLLSRISPAMIFRGSSSTGAVNLRKALVIVQFSMAILLMIGTGTVYLQLEYMREKHLGFEKEHVVILPDLEGMDFDLIRDRYPQHAGVVSVSGANYMPGRAAGRGRLPILPVDRVDDPAAGTVEMQHIHTEGGMVRTLRLTLLEGRDISWERDFEWVEGPDGGGWGRSTGCLLNEEAVRRLSWESPAEAMDRFVRMRNNELQVVGVVGDFHLRTLHERVEPVIFTFGGSGYWAVRFVPGDPGETLRDLESMWKASMPEIPFTYSFLDQDVDRLYRSDQLLGRLVTMFAGLAVFTACLGLFGLAVFTAKQRTREVGIRKALGASARQLVLLLSREYTVLVVIANVIAWPVAYLVMQQWLRQYAYHTEVSLLLFPAAGLLGLLIAWLTVSSQTLQTAAMNPVDALRRDH; translated from the coding sequence ATGATCGGACACTACCTTCTCACCGCCTGGCGGAACATCCTCGCGTCCCGGTCCCATGCCGCGATCAACGTCATCGGGTTCGCCATCGGCATGGCCTGCTGCCTGGTCATCCTCCTGTACATCCGCGACGAGTTGAGCTACGACCGGCACAATACGCGGGGAGACCGCATCTACCGTGTGGTGACGGACCGCACGGCGCGGACGCCCGGCATCCTGGCCGACTTCATCGGCAACCAACTCCCCGAAGTGGAGGAAGTACTGCGCATCCGGGCGACGGTGGGGACCTGGCTGTTCACGACCGAGGAAAAGCAATTTTACGAACAGCGGGTCTACTGGGCGGACGGCAACCTCTTCGACGTGTTCGATGTGTCCCTGGTGCGCGGCAATCCGGAATCCGCGCTCACGGCGCCGAATACCATGATCATCAGCGCGTCCATGGCCCGCAAGTACTTCGGGGATGCCGACCCCATTGGCAAAATGATTACAGGAGACCACCTGTTTCCCTTCACGATCACCGCGATCATGGAGGACCCTCCGCCCTATGCCCATTATCACCCCGATTTCTATGTCTCCATCGCCACCACGACGGGACGGGGCGATCCGATCCGTCTGCTGACGAACTGGGCCAACAGCCAGTACTACACGTACCTGCTCATACCTGAAGGCGCTTCACCCGACGGGATCGGCGCCTTGCTGCAGGCGCGGCTGGATGAACACGTCGACGCTGTCGAACGGGCAACGGCCTTTACGCACACCTATGCGCTGCAGCCGCTTTTCGACATCCATCTCTATTCTCAACTGGAGTTGGAAATGGAGGGGAACGGCGACGTCTCGTTCATCTGGATGCTGATCGCCATCGCGGTCTTCATCCTGATGATCGCCTGCATGAATTTCACGAACCTGGCAATCGTCCGGTCCATTACCCGCGCCCGCGAAATCGGCATGCGCAAGGTCTCCGGAGCTACACAGGGCCAGATCGTCCGGCAGTACCTCGGCGAAACCATACTCCTGAGCGCCGTTGCGTTCCTCGTTGCCGTGGTTGCCGTCTGGGTGATCCTGCCCGTTTTCAGGTCCATGACGGGCCACGTGCTTTCCATGCCCGCCCTGGAACCCTGGTCCGTACTGGGTGGTACGGTCATCGTCCTTTCCGCCGGCCTCCTCGCCGGCGCCTACCCCGCCCTGCTGCTGTCCCGCATCAGTCCCGCGATGATCTTCCGTGGATCATCGAGTACCGGTGCCGTGAACCTGCGTAAAGCCCTCGTGATCGTCCAGTTCTCCATGGCGATCCTGCTGATGATCGGCACCGGAACGGTGTACCTGCAATTGGAGTACATGCGGGAGAAACACCTGGGATTCGAGAAGGAACACGTGGTGATCCTGCCCGATCTCGAAGGCATGGACTTCGACCTGATACGGGACCGATACCCGCAGCATGCCGGCGTGGTCAGCGTCTCCGGGGCGAACTACATGCCCGGCCGCGCGGCCGGCCGCGGGAGGCTGCCCATCCTTCCCGTGGACCGGGTCGACGATCCGGCGGCGGGCACCGTGGAGATGCAGCATATCCATACCGAAGGAGGCATGGTCCGGACGCTTCGCCTGACTTTGCTGGAAGGCAGGGACATTTCGTGGGAACGGGACTTCGAGTGGGTTGAGGGTCCGGATGGAGGAGGATGGGGAAGATCGACCGGATGTCTCCTCAACGAGGAGGCGGTCAGGCGCCTGAGTTGGGAATCGCCCGCGGAGGCCATGGACCGGTTTGTACGAATGAGGAACAATGAACTGCAGGTCGTCGGGGTAGTGGGCGACTTCCACTTAAGGACGCTGCACGAGCGGGTCGAGCCGGTGATCTTCACCTTCGGCGGTTCCGGCTACTGGGCCGTGCGGTTCGTTCCCGGCGATCCCGGCGAGACCCTGCGGGACCTGGAATCCATGTGGAAGGCATCCATGCCGGAAATCCCCTTCACCTACTCGTTCCTCGACCAGGACGTGGACCGGCTCTATCGTTCGGATCAGTTGCTGGGCCGGCTCGTGACCATGTTCGCCGGCCTCGCGGTCTTCACCGCGTGCCTCGGCCTGTTCGGGCTGGCGGTCTTCACGGCGAAACAACGTACGCGCGAGGTGGGCATACGAAAGGCCCTCGGCGCATCGGCACGTCAACTTGTCCTGCTGCTGTCCAGGGAGTACACCGTCCTCGTGGTCATCGCGAACGTCATCGCCTGGCCGGTGGCGTACCTCGTCATGCAGCAGTGGCTTCGGCAGTACGCCTATCATACCGAGGTCTCGCTGCTGCTGTTCCCCGCCGCCGGGCTTCTCGGGCTGTTGATCGCGTGGCTGACGGTCAGTTCGCAGACGCTGCAGACCGCCGCCATGAACCCGGTCGACGCCCTGCGCCGCGATCATTAG
- a CDS encoding sialidase family protein, with translation MRIIDSGVLSRSVPGTDRANLTFPAVLGKSDGTLIATWHSGTTKDCADEVIEVSRSSDLGQTWTTPERPFESPLLRGVRGTVKIVYLTELAPGRIIAASMWIDRETYPDAPGLFNPETEGCVPMSILLADSEDGGDTWTAWREVPMPEEIGPASLTNPVMQLPDDTLVMTIETNKHYLDTSKWYQRVVAFHSTDQGRTWGEPLNIGFDPTGLIFNWDLRSAVAPDGRIGAFAWTYNTETESYLNIHRRISSDGGRTWSDPEDIGVTDQAAHPAVLPDGRVVLAWVDRFQTQSIKARVAPSIDGVFRPESEVTLYAHEAPKEDPKGALGFSVWSFGLPYAEALSDGTVMVVYYAGTEAAMDVHWSRLAP, from the coding sequence ATGCGCATCATCGACTCCGGCGTCCTCAGCCGCAGCGTGCCCGGCACCGACCGCGCCAACCTTACCTTTCCCGCCGTCCTCGGCAAGTCCGACGGCACCTTGATCGCCACCTGGCACAGCGGCACGACCAAGGACTGCGCGGACGAAGTGATCGAAGTCAGCCGGTCCTCTGACCTCGGTCAGACCTGGACCACGCCCGAACGGCCCTTCGAATCCCCCCTGCTGCGAGGCGTCCGGGGAACAGTCAAGATCGTCTACCTCACGGAACTCGCGCCCGGCCGGATCATCGCCGCATCCATGTGGATCGACCGCGAGACCTATCCCGACGCCCCGGGACTCTTCAATCCGGAGACCGAGGGATGCGTGCCCATGTCGATCCTCCTGGCGGATTCCGAGGACGGCGGAGATACCTGGACGGCGTGGCGCGAAGTGCCCATGCCGGAGGAGATCGGGCCCGCAAGCCTGACCAATCCGGTCATGCAGCTTCCGGACGATACCCTGGTGATGACCATCGAGACCAACAAGCACTACCTCGACACCTCGAAATGGTACCAGCGGGTCGTCGCCTTCCACTCCACGGACCAGGGAAGGACCTGGGGCGAACCATTGAACATCGGGTTCGACCCGACGGGCCTGATCTTCAACTGGGACCTGCGGTCGGCCGTGGCGCCGGACGGCCGGATCGGCGCATTCGCGTGGACCTACAATACCGAAACGGAATCCTACCTCAACATCCACCGCCGTATCAGTTCCGACGGCGGCCGGACCTGGTCGGACCCGGAGGACATCGGCGTCACCGACCAGGCGGCCCACCCCGCGGTGCTTCCGGACGGCCGCGTCGTCCTGGCCTGGGTGGACCGTTTCCAGACTCAGTCCATCAAGGCCCGCGTCGCGCCGTCCATCGACGGCGTCTTCCGTCCGGAATCCGAGGTGACCCTGTACGCCCACGAGGCGCCGAAGGAAGATCCCAAGGGCGCCCTGGGCTTCTCGGTGTGGTCCTTCGGCCTGCCCTACGCGGAAGCCCTGTCCGACGGCACGGTCATGGTGGTCTACTATGCGGGAACCGAAGCCGCAATGGACGTGCACTGGAGCCGTCTGGCACCATGA
- a CDS encoding phospho-sugar mutase codes for MNEQVDDQAVQKINAWIGEGVLSRTAGEAIVCWLDDPACEAFVDEIRALVDDGDTDELEDAFGSAIAFGTGGMRGRMGPGPNRFNTLTVGRAAQGLARYVSRMRGGSEQTGDGPDCDEPAGDGPDGDEPAGDGPDGKHRRDLGSGPEGSHNRTLGSRTGTGIVVAWDTRNNSETFAKETARVLAANGVPVLIFDGYRSTPALSFAVRELGAAAGVVISASHNPPEDNGYKVYGPDGGQVVSPHDEAITGEMRRVDEIRHIPFDEGIERGLIRTVDPLVDARYIAVLADLSLDQARDVRVVYTPLHGVGMTSVGAALEQLGYRDVHYVEEQVAPDGAFPTLEDGIANPERPSAFRLGIRKAAETGADLLLASDPDADRIGCALPLPDRGWEASEGDLVLNGHQIGALLCHYLLSRKQEAGALPPRGLFCKTAVTSDLAALIARSYGLEVVDDLPVGFKHVGAVIDRLPEGTSFVFGTEESHGYLADARIRDKEAATGILLAEFSARAKRENRTLRDELDGIYRTYGYFREVQRSVALPGAEGARRIEDIMAALRSAPPERIGGRAVCRVIDRLSGQVRDLRSGTTGSVAGEQVNILVFTFSEAGHTRVIVRPSGTEPTIKYYVSASSVDLGGTRISTRDMDGSRHAIDCLAKSVLDAMIEWCEGV; via the coding sequence ATGAATGAGCAAGTGGATGATCAGGCCGTCCAGAAAATCAACGCGTGGATCGGCGAAGGCGTGCTTTCCCGGACGGCGGGCGAGGCCATCGTCTGCTGGCTGGACGACCCGGCATGCGAAGCCTTCGTCGATGAGATTCGTGCACTGGTCGATGACGGGGACACCGACGAACTGGAAGACGCATTCGGTTCGGCCATCGCCTTCGGAACGGGCGGCATGCGCGGCCGGATGGGACCGGGCCCGAACCGGTTCAATACTCTTACCGTGGGCCGGGCGGCACAGGGACTGGCGCGGTATGTCTCCAGGATGAGGGGCGGTTCTGAGCAAACGGGGGATGGACCAGACTGTGATGAGCCGGCCGGCGATGGGCCAGACGGGGATGAGCCGGCCGGCGATGGGCCGGACGGCAAGCACCGTCGGGACCTCGGCAGTGGGCCGGAAGGCTCGCACAACCGAACCCTCGGAAGTCGGACCGGCACAGGCATCGTCGTGGCGTGGGACACGCGAAACAACTCGGAGACATTCGCGAAGGAAACGGCCCGCGTACTCGCCGCCAACGGCGTACCGGTGCTGATCTTCGACGGCTATCGCTCGACCCCCGCCCTTTCCTTCGCGGTGAGGGAACTCGGAGCCGCGGCCGGGGTCGTGATCAGCGCCAGTCACAATCCGCCGGAAGACAATGGTTACAAGGTGTACGGTCCCGACGGCGGCCAGGTGGTGTCGCCGCATGACGAGGCCATTACCGGGGAAATGCGCCGCGTCGACGAGATTCGGCACATTCCGTTCGACGAAGGAATCGAGCGGGGCCTGATCCGGACTGTCGACCCGCTGGTGGACGCACGGTATATTGCCGTGCTCGCGGACCTGTCGCTGGACCAGGCGCGGGACGTGCGGGTGGTGTATACCCCCCTGCACGGCGTGGGCATGACATCGGTAGGCGCGGCACTGGAGCAACTGGGTTACCGGGATGTGCACTACGTAGAAGAGCAGGTCGCGCCGGACGGTGCGTTCCCTACGCTCGAAGACGGTATCGCGAACCCCGAAAGACCGTCGGCTTTCCGGCTGGGCATTCGAAAGGCCGCGGAAACCGGCGCCGATCTCTTACTGGCCAGCGACCCCGACGCCGACCGGATCGGCTGCGCGCTTCCACTCCCGGACCGGGGATGGGAGGCGTCGGAAGGGGACCTCGTACTGAACGGTCACCAGATCGGCGCCCTCCTCTGCCACTATTTACTCAGTCGAAAGCAGGAGGCGGGAGCACTGCCCCCCAGGGGTCTTTTCTGCAAGACGGCGGTGACCTCCGACCTGGCCGCCCTCATCGCCCGGTCCTACGGACTGGAAGTCGTGGACGACCTCCCTGTCGGCTTCAAGCACGTGGGCGCAGTGATCGATCGCCTGCCCGAGGGTACGTCTTTCGTGTTCGGCACCGAGGAAAGCCACGGCTACCTGGCGGACGCGCGGATCCGGGACAAAGAGGCCGCCACCGGCATCCTGCTTGCCGAATTTTCCGCCCGGGCGAAGCGAGAAAACCGGACCCTGCGCGACGAGCTGGACGGTATTTACCGGACCTACGGGTATTTCAGGGAAGTTCAACGGTCGGTCGCCCTGCCCGGCGCGGAAGGGGCGCGCAGGATCGAAGACATCATGGCCGCCCTGCGTTCGGCACCACCGGAGCGCATAGGCGGACGGGCCGTATGCCGCGTGATCGACCGTCTGAGCGGTCAGGTGCGTGACCTGCGTTCGGGTACGACCGGGTCCGTCGCGGGCGAACAGGTGAATATCCTGGTCTTCACCTTCTCAGAAGCCGGCCACACACGGGTGATCGTGCGTCCTTCGGGTACCGAGCCCACGATCAAGTACTACGTTTCCGCGTCATCGGTCGACCTGGGCGGAACACGAATCTCGACGCGCGACATGGACGGTTCCCGGCACGCGATCGACTGTCTGGCGAAATCCGTGCTCGATGCAATGATTGAATGGTGCGAAGGCGTGTAA
- a CDS encoding DNA alkylation repair protein — protein MNSQEILGVLEALGDPAIAAHSQRFFKTGPGEYGEGDRFLGIRIPVIRAQVRRYRDLSMGEALRLLVSPFHEVRMFSLLWLVMRFNKSGEPERRTIYKTYLGHTAFINNWDLVDCSAHPILGGYLEARDRKPLSVLAESESIWERRMAIMACLHFIRQHDYADALKLSERLLNDAEDLIHKAVGWMLREIGKRDLPIERKFLKSRYRRMPRTMLRYAIERFPKEERGRYLRGEV, from the coding sequence GTGAATTCGCAGGAAATACTCGGCGTCCTCGAGGCACTGGGCGATCCCGCGATCGCCGCCCATTCGCAGCGGTTTTTCAAGACCGGTCCGGGAGAGTACGGCGAAGGAGATCGTTTCCTCGGGATCAGGATTCCCGTGATACGTGCCCAGGTGCGCAGATACCGCGATCTCTCCATGGGCGAGGCCCTGCGTCTGCTGGTGTCTCCCTTTCACGAAGTTCGTATGTTTTCGCTGCTTTGGCTGGTCATGAGATTCAACAAGAGCGGTGAGCCGGAGAGAAGGACGATCTATAAAACGTATCTTGGTCATACGGCCTTCATCAACAACTGGGATCTCGTCGACTGCTCCGCCCATCCCATTCTGGGCGGGTACCTGGAGGCGCGGGACAGGAAACCGCTCTCCGTACTGGCGGAATCGGAGTCGATTTGGGAACGCAGAATGGCCATTATGGCCTGCCTGCATTTCATCAGGCAGCACGATTATGCCGATGCGCTGAAACTGTCGGAGCGCCTGCTGAACGACGCCGAAGATCTGATCCATAAAGCCGTGGGCTGGATGCTCAGGGAGATCGGAAAGCGGGATCTGCCCATTGAGCGGAAGTTTCTGAAGAGTCGTTACCGACGCATGCCCCGCACGATGCTGCGTTACGCGATAGAGCGGTTCCCGAAGGAGGAAAGAGGAAGATACCTGAGGGGCGAGGTGTAG
- a CDS encoding carboxypeptidase M32, giving the protein MPTHYERVMEMYREVSDLYGALALMGWDQETYMPPKGAASRGRQLATLSGMAHERITSDEMRAALDSARSESLTADEEVNIREIARSSDRAVKVPVDLVKSIAETSSAAIGVWIKARKEDDFPAFAPWVDKLVALQREVAEAVGYEDEPYDALLDEYEPYATTKDTAAVFDSIRGPLVDLVQRIASSGVRPRTDFLERNYPLGDQRRMGVMAAERMGFDFEAGRLDISPHPFCTHMGVQDVRLTTRYSETLPMQSFYGVIHEAGHGLYEQGHDPVHEGTPRGASVSLGIHESQSRLWENMVGRSRAFWRFFFPEFTAVFPDQAADVSEEEVYAAVNEVKPSLIRVEADEITYNLHILLRFEIERGLFTDEFTAGDLSAVWNEKMKVLLGIEPPDDRDGVLQDIHWSHGSFGYFPTYTLGNLYAAQFYRAAERDLPGLSDRIARGELLPLRDWLRDHIHRPGMTYRAGDLVRHVTGEPLTADCFLAYIDRKYRSLYRL; this is encoded by the coding sequence GTGCCAACACACTACGAACGGGTAATGGAGATGTACCGCGAGGTGAGCGACCTCTACGGCGCCCTGGCCCTGATGGGATGGGACCAGGAAACCTACATGCCCCCCAAGGGCGCGGCCAGCCGGGGGCGGCAACTCGCCACCCTCTCCGGGATGGCCCACGAGCGGATCACATCCGATGAGATGCGGGCGGCACTGGATTCCGCCCGGTCGGAATCGCTGACGGCCGACGAGGAGGTCAACATCCGCGAGATCGCCCGTTCCAGCGATCGGGCGGTCAAGGTACCCGTCGACCTGGTCAAGTCCATCGCGGAAACGAGTTCGGCGGCCATCGGGGTGTGGATCAAGGCCCGGAAGGAAGATGATTTCCCGGCGTTCGCGCCGTGGGTCGACAAGCTGGTCGCCCTCCAGCGCGAGGTCGCCGAGGCGGTCGGGTACGAAGACGAACCCTACGACGCGCTGCTCGATGAATACGAACCCTATGCCACCACGAAAGATACGGCGGCGGTCTTCGATTCGATTCGCGGCCCCCTCGTGGACCTGGTGCAGCGCATCGCGTCCTCCGGGGTCCGGCCCCGCACCGACTTCCTGGAGCGGAACTACCCCTTAGGCGACCAGCGGCGCATGGGCGTCATGGCCGCAGAGCGCATGGGCTTCGATTTCGAGGCCGGGCGCCTGGACATTTCCCCCCATCCCTTCTGCACCCACATGGGCGTGCAGGACGTCCGCCTGACGACCCGGTACTCCGAGACCCTGCCCATGCAGTCCTTCTACGGCGTCATCCACGAGGCGGGACACGGCCTCTATGAGCAAGGCCATGACCCGGTCCACGAAGGCACGCCCCGGGGCGCGTCCGTGTCCCTGGGCATCCACGAATCCCAGTCGCGCCTGTGGGAGAACATGGTCGGCCGGAGCCGGGCCTTCTGGCGTTTCTTCTTCCCCGAATTCACCGCCGTGTTCCCGGACCAGGCCGCGGACGTGAGCGAAGAGGAGGTCTATGCCGCGGTCAACGAGGTGAAACCCTCGCTCATCCGGGTCGAAGCGGATGAGATCACCTACAACCTGCACATCCTGCTCCGGTTCGAAATAGAACGCGGCCTGTTCACGGACGAGTTCACGGCAGGCGACCTCTCCGCGGTCTGGAACGAAAAGATGAAGGTCCTCCTCGGCATCGAGCCGCCGGACGACCGGGACGGCGTACTGCAGGACATCCACTGGTCCCACGGGAGTTTCGGCTATTTCCCCACCTATACCCTGGGTAATCTGTACGCCGCCCAGTTCTACCGCGCCGCCGAACGCGACCTGCCCGGTCTGTCGGACCGGATCGCACGCGGGGAACTGCTGCCGCTGCGGGACTGGCTCAGGGACCACATCCATCGGCCCGGCATGACCTACCGCGCGGGAGACCTAGTGCGGCACGTCACCGGAGAGCCGCTCACCGCGGACTGCTTCCTGGCCTACATTGATAGGAAATACCGATCCCTGTACCGCCTATGA